A genomic region of Runella rosea contains the following coding sequences:
- the tsaB gene encoding tRNA (adenosine(37)-N6)-threonylcarbamoyltransferase complex dimerization subunit type 1 TsaB, whose translation MPLLLSIDTSTRGCSVALHQNGQLLTSYDLLAEKSSSGMLTTLIQNAVEHAGFMLPDVDAIAVAKGPGSYTGLRIAVSTAKGLCFALDKPLLAVNTLEALTLQISGFFDEDTLFCPMLDARRMEVYCAVFDYALNYIEPTQAKIMDGESFAELLRRQKIVFFGDGAAKCQPVMEAYGNAFFLPVEVHPSAKTVGQLAVGLFEKQQFEDVETFEPYYLKEFMTTVPKKTRLV comes from the coding sequence GTGCCACTTTTATTAAGTATTGATACTTCCACGCGCGGCTGTTCGGTTGCGCTACACCAAAACGGTCAGTTGCTTACGAGTTATGACCTCTTGGCCGAAAAATCCTCGTCGGGGATGCTGACTACGCTTATTCAAAATGCCGTCGAACATGCAGGCTTTATGCTGCCCGACGTCGATGCCATCGCCGTAGCCAAGGGGCCAGGCTCTTACACGGGATTACGGATTGCCGTTTCTACGGCCAAAGGACTGTGTTTTGCGCTAGATAAACCCCTTTTGGCCGTCAATACCCTCGAGGCGCTGACGCTCCAGATTAGCGGTTTTTTTGACGAAGACACGCTTTTTTGCCCCATGCTCGATGCCCGTCGAATGGAGGTGTATTGCGCCGTTTTTGACTATGCCTTGAATTATATCGAGCCTACGCAGGCCAAAATTATGGACGGAGAGTCGTTTGCGGAGCTATTACGTCGTCAAAAAATCGTGTTTTTTGGCGATGGCGCCGCCAAATGTCAGCCCGTCATGGAAGCCTACGGCAATGCTTTTTTTCTCCCCGTAGAGGTGCATCCTTCGGCCAAAACGGTGGGACAATTGGCAGTTGGATTGTTTGAGAAACAACAATTTGAGGATGTCGAAACGTTTGAGCCGTATTATCTGAAAGAATTTATGACCACCGTTCCTAAAAAAACGCGTTTGGTTTAA
- a CDS encoding TIGR01459 family HAD-type hydrolase has translation MLNLDNFKEIADNYQVFFFDAFGVLKNAHGLIPNIVDTFSYIRQQQKQFYILTNDASRSPQQLAESYWRLGLHDVTADSIISSGMLAREYLQLKVKQGTAVYLGTEDSAHYIETADLRTLSISDVDLDNTADINALVLLDDEGFDWNNDLNKAVNLLRRRTIPVIVANTDNTYPTSKTQVAIAIGGVADMLENIVGKQFIRFGKPDAQLFMFAYERVVAQNPAIGKKDIVMVGDTLRTDISGGNKFGLDTVLVLTGNIPAEDAEIRIRSTGIIPTYVCESAVIPV, from the coding sequence ATGTTAAATCTGGATAATTTTAAAGAAATCGCCGACAATTATCAGGTCTTTTTCTTCGATGCTTTTGGGGTGTTGAAAAATGCTCATGGATTGATTCCCAACATTGTTGACACTTTTTCCTATATACGACAGCAGCAAAAACAGTTTTATATACTCACCAACGACGCCTCGCGGAGCCCGCAACAATTGGCCGAATCGTATTGGCGATTGGGACTACACGATGTCACCGCCGACAGCATCATCTCTTCGGGGATGTTGGCGCGTGAGTATTTACAATTGAAGGTAAAACAAGGAACCGCCGTGTACTTGGGCACCGAAGATTCTGCCCATTATATCGAAACGGCTGACTTAAGAACGCTTTCGATCTCCGATGTAGATTTAGACAATACCGCTGATATTAATGCCCTAGTGCTGCTCGACGACGAAGGTTTTGACTGGAACAACGACCTCAATAAAGCCGTCAATCTCCTGCGACGCCGTACGATTCCCGTCATTGTTGCCAACACCGACAATACTTATCCGACCTCAAAAACCCAAGTAGCCATTGCAATTGGCGGCGTGGCCGATATGCTCGAAAACATTGTCGGAAAACAATTCATTCGTTTTGGTAAACCTGATGCCCAATTGTTCATGTTTGCCTATGAGCGAGTGGTGGCTCAAAACCCCGCCATCGGCAAAAAAGACATTGTCATGGTGGGTGATACCCTCCGAACCGATATTTCGGGAGGTAATAAGTTTGGACTGGACACGGTATTGGTGCTGACGGGCAACATCCCAGCCGAAGACGCCGAGATTCGGATTCGAAGCACAGGCATTATTCCGACCTACGTGTGCGAGTCGGCGGTAATCCCTGTTTAA
- a CDS encoding methyltransferase, producing the protein MPIFTHPDLAPITRHARAMYSSRLLIAAVHHLHAFEQLAAGPLAPSDLQARLGLRERPAMVLFPALCAMEMWAYDASGKLQLTALGQHLTQKARPTLTEYLGLEKNDAGVIEMAEWLLNDGPQLSGVSGTAYVKEGTGPSPMDEPTTARALTLALAGRAECLAPIVANKLPKHNGHLLDVAGGTGYFSYEWLLVNPQATATVFDRPAVLAVAAELLEKFCQSGRPGVAGVRERVKFQPGDMLTDPLPSTDILLAASLFHDWPTYTCQQLARRFAAALRPEGELWIHDAFLNDELDGPLAVTDYSAQLFWVTKGRAYSRREYRGWLREAGLIPSMESFATQMDYGLIWAKNSSKG; encoded by the coding sequence ATGCCGATTTTCACTCATCCTGATCTTGCGCCCATTACCCGACACGCCCGGGCCATGTACAGTTCTCGCTTGCTCATTGCCGCAGTTCATCACCTTCATGCCTTTGAGCAGCTCGCAGCGGGCCCGCTTGCTCCGTCAGATTTGCAGGCGCGACTTGGGCTAAGGGAACGCCCGGCCATGGTCCTGTTTCCTGCCTTATGCGCAATGGAAATGTGGGCGTACGATGCCTCTGGAAAACTTCAGTTAACGGCGCTTGGACAACATCTTACCCAAAAAGCAAGGCCTACATTGACGGAGTATCTGGGGTTGGAAAAGAATGATGCTGGAGTGATCGAAATGGCCGAATGGCTCTTAAATGACGGCCCGCAACTCTCTGGGGTTAGCGGTACGGCCTACGTAAAAGAAGGGACTGGTCCTTCGCCGATGGATGAGCCAACCACTGCTCGGGCGCTGACATTGGCGCTAGCGGGCCGCGCAGAGTGTTTAGCGCCAATCGTTGCCAATAAACTCCCTAAACACAACGGGCACTTGCTGGATGTGGCGGGCGGAACGGGGTACTTTAGCTATGAGTGGTTGTTGGTCAATCCGCAAGCTACGGCTACGGTGTTTGACCGCCCAGCGGTGTTGGCGGTGGCGGCCGAATTGTTGGAGAAGTTTTGTCAAAGTGGTCGGCCTGGGGTTGCTGGGGTTCGGGAGCGGGTTAAGTTTCAGCCCGGTGATATGCTGACGGACCCATTGCCATCGACCGATATTTTACTGGCAGCGAGCCTGTTTCACGACTGGCCGACCTATACTTGTCAACAATTAGCGCGTCGTTTTGCGGCGGCCCTTCGGCCCGAAGGTGAGTTGTGGATTCACGACGCTTTTCTGAACGACGAATTGGACGGGCCATTGGCTGTTACAGATTACTCGGCGCAGTTGTTTTGGGTGACCAAAGGCCGAGCGTATAGCCGTCGTGAGTACCGAGGGTGGCTACGTGAGGCTGGGTTGATTCCCTCGATGGAGAGTTTTGCCACCCAAATGGATTATGGACTTATTTGGGCTAAGAATTCCAGTAAGGGCTGA
- a CDS encoding sialate O-acetylesterase, whose translation MLFLLVVTASSSVRAQLSITFPFDGAVFQRNTSNTATISIGGSYTGGVERIEARLIAVAGGTGVGWTSIDTSPTAGLYKGTLSGVTGGWYTLEVRSILFNNVITTTTLSRVGVGEVFVIAGQSNVQGIENHGHKASIDANNRIKYIDWLLPCPDGTCQNVDPPFPLISTLNSTDQGVHIAPNGVTSWAWGELGDALLSRFNVPVLFFNAAASGSSIGNWSRSADGLPSVHPHIGVQYANNPNFPYHYLRKALNFYASLFGIRAVLWHQGESDSVKNQNQDPNDNTSAAEYRDSLNYVISRSRSHSNKALLPWVVAKVSYWGPPIGLGTDAEVISGQGLAIDTPNKIFAGPNTDNIQLPRVDGVHLENVSGGIQGISDMASSWNTMLDNTFFSAATPYAAATPPALTLGCSGSTYSITAPAGYTYFWVNGNNDISTAFSSAQTITPVAGTYRVYLKDGSDNVILSQSVTVPGGIPTSPSLTVSASPVVAGQSVTLYAQGCMGAVSWSTGQSGYSISQTPTQTTTYTATCSIGSCASVAANIQVSTCPTTATLSSPYVSGQTLIIKASNTLIGVNAVRAGANIMYNAKNSVTLQPGFLAEKGSIFTAVAGVGCSN comes from the coding sequence GTGCTTTTTTTACTGGTGGTGACGGCAAGTTCCTCGGTTAGGGCACAACTTTCAATCACTTTTCCCTTTGACGGAGCTGTTTTTCAAAGGAATACGTCTAACACCGCCACTATATCCATTGGAGGGAGCTATACTGGTGGGGTTGAGCGCATTGAGGCACGATTGATTGCCGTAGCGGGTGGAACAGGGGTTGGTTGGACAAGTATTGATACTTCTCCTACGGCGGGTCTTTACAAGGGCACATTGAGTGGAGTAACGGGCGGGTGGTATACGTTGGAAGTACGTTCCATCTTGTTTAATAATGTAATTACCACCACCACTTTGTCGCGGGTGGGAGTGGGTGAGGTATTCGTGATTGCGGGCCAATCCAATGTGCAGGGGATTGAAAATCATGGACATAAAGCGTCCATTGATGCTAATAACCGAATAAAATATATTGACTGGCTGTTGCCGTGTCCCGATGGTACTTGCCAAAATGTGGATCCGCCGTTTCCGTTGATTTCTACACTAAACAGCACCGATCAGGGAGTTCATATAGCGCCCAACGGCGTTACTTCTTGGGCATGGGGAGAGTTGGGAGATGCTTTGCTGAGTCGTTTTAACGTGCCTGTTTTGTTTTTTAATGCGGCGGCAAGTGGCTCATCCATTGGTAATTGGAGTCGTAGTGCCGACGGACTGCCCTCCGTCCATCCACATATTGGAGTACAATATGCAAACAATCCGAATTTTCCGTACCATTACTTGCGGAAGGCACTTAATTTTTATGCTTCGTTGTTTGGTATCAGGGCAGTGCTTTGGCATCAAGGAGAATCTGACTCCGTAAAAAATCAGAATCAAGACCCCAACGATAATACCTCTGCCGCTGAATACAGGGATAGCCTAAACTATGTGATTAGCCGCTCACGCAGTCATTCCAATAAGGCATTGTTACCTTGGGTGGTTGCGAAAGTTTCTTATTGGGGTCCCCCGATTGGACTTGGAACGGATGCGGAAGTTATTTCGGGGCAAGGGCTAGCGATTGATACTCCCAATAAAATATTCGCTGGGCCAAATACGGACAATATCCAACTCCCGCGTGTTGACGGTGTGCATCTTGAAAACGTATCAGGGGGGATTCAGGGTATTTCTGACATGGCGTCTAGCTGGAATACCATGCTTGATAATACCTTCTTTTCGGCGGCCACACCTTACGCGGCAGCAACACCACCCGCATTGACCTTAGGTTGCTCTGGAAGTACCTATTCTATTACGGCTCCTGCGGGGTACACGTATTTTTGGGTGAATGGTAACAATGATATTTCTACTGCATTCTCAAGCGCTCAAACAATAACGCCTGTGGCGGGCACCTATCGGGTGTATTTAAAAGATGGTTCAGATAACGTCATATTATCCCAATCAGTGACAGTTCCGGGAGGGATACCGACGTCTCCTTCGTTGACGGTCAGTGCCTCGCCAGTCGTGGCGGGACAATCGGTTACGTTGTACGCGCAGGGGTGCATGGGAGCGGTTAGCTGGTCTACGGGTCAATCGGGGTACAGTATTTCGCAGACGCCCACGCAAACAACTACGTACACCGCTACTTGTAGTATCGGGAGTTGCGCGTCGGTGGCAGCCAATATTCAGGTCAGTACCTGCCCGACCACCGCCACTTTATCTTCCCCTTATGTTTCGGGGCAAACGCTGATTATAAAAGCCTCAAATACATTGATCGGGGTTAACGCCGTTCGGGCGGGGGCCAATATTATGTATAACGCCAAAAACTCCGTAACCCTTCAGCCGGGCTTTTTGGCCGAAAAGGGTAGTATATTTACAGCGGTTGCAGGAGTGGGTTGTAGCAATTAA
- the pgmB gene encoding beta-phosphoglucomutase, protein MAQPKAFLFDLDGVIVDTAHFHYQAWRRLANEKLGFDISEEFNESLKGVSRTESLDRILAHGNVALNPAEKEALATLKNDWYVELINKMTPDDILPGINEFLAKTRLAGIKIGLGSVSKNAKPILERIGILNAFDAIIDGTKITKGKPDPEVFLKGAEELGASPDQCVVFEDAVAGIEAGRRAGMKTVGIGQPDILTEADVVLANLNNLTIEDLQKALHF, encoded by the coding sequence ATGGCCCAGCCAAAAGCATTTTTGTTTGACCTCGACGGGGTCATTGTAGATACCGCCCACTTTCACTACCAAGCATGGCGACGGTTGGCCAACGAAAAATTGGGGTTCGACATCTCGGAAGAATTTAACGAAAGCCTCAAAGGGGTGAGCCGTACGGAATCACTTGACCGTATTCTTGCCCACGGAAATGTGGCACTCAATCCTGCTGAAAAAGAAGCTTTGGCGACACTCAAAAACGACTGGTATGTGGAGTTAATCAATAAGATGACCCCCGATGACATTTTGCCGGGTATTAACGAATTTCTGGCAAAAACACGTTTAGCGGGAATAAAAATCGGATTGGGCTCAGTGAGCAAAAACGCCAAACCGATTCTGGAACGTATCGGCATTCTCAACGCTTTTGATGCCATCATCGACGGCACCAAAATAACCAAAGGCAAGCCCGACCCCGAAGTCTTTTTGAAAGGAGCGGAAGAATTAGGCGCCTCTCCTGACCAATGTGTCGTATTTGAAGACGCTGTAGCAGGTATCGAAGCAGGCCGAAGAGCCGGTATGAAAACCGTTGGAATTGGCCAACCCGATATTTTAACCGAAGCAGATGTAGTTTTAGCCAATCTAAACAATCTGACAATCGAGGACTTACAAAAAGCCTTGCATTTTTAG
- a CDS encoding PQQ-binding-like beta-propeller repeat protein codes for MKNSILSLLGLVLLASCSKTKDPMPKGIDAIFVGSSDNKLYAINSKTGMKLWDFTAADAVHSTPVLGNGLVFVGSSDEKVYTLDIQTGAKAWEFAAGMRISSAPFFADGTVYAGMGNTANFTSKLYALNSVTGAKKWEFTAEGLSVSSCTVVNGKVYVGGYTNIYALDAKTGEKVWEFATGTGVDSSPAVADGMVYMGSNDYNLYAVDALTGVKKWQFSTGGEVTSSPTVADGTVFVGSFDRKVYALDAKTGTKKWEFRTDGPVLSSPVVSNGVVYTGSNDYKLYALDAKTGAKKWEFWTGNRIQSSPVASDSLVYIGSLDRKLYAVDIQTGSKKWEFQTGGSIYSSPVILNAKGGTYSASVSGLQQ; via the coding sequence ATGAAAAACAGTATTCTCTCTCTCCTTGGCCTTGTGCTACTGGCAAGTTGTTCTAAAACAAAAGACCCGATGCCCAAAGGCATTGACGCGATTTTTGTGGGAAGCAGTGACAACAAACTCTACGCCATCAATTCCAAAACGGGAATGAAACTGTGGGATTTTACGGCCGCCGACGCCGTACATTCGACGCCAGTGTTGGGCAACGGGTTGGTGTTTGTTGGAAGTTCCGACGAAAAAGTCTATACCTTGGATATTCAGACGGGGGCCAAAGCCTGGGAGTTTGCCGCTGGAATGCGGATTTCTTCCGCGCCCTTTTTTGCCGACGGTACCGTGTACGCTGGTATGGGCAATACTGCCAATTTTACCAGTAAATTGTACGCACTGAACAGCGTGACAGGCGCTAAAAAATGGGAGTTCACGGCCGAGGGACTGAGTGTATCTTCGTGTACGGTGGTCAACGGTAAAGTGTACGTGGGCGGCTACACAAACATCTACGCATTGGATGCCAAAACGGGAGAGAAAGTATGGGAATTTGCTACTGGAACGGGGGTCGATTCGTCGCCCGCCGTAGCTGATGGGATGGTTTATATGGGCAGCAATGATTATAATCTGTACGCGGTAGATGCACTGACAGGTGTGAAAAAATGGCAATTTTCGACGGGCGGCGAAGTAACTTCCTCGCCTACGGTGGCCGACGGAACAGTATTCGTGGGCAGTTTTGACCGTAAAGTCTACGCACTAGATGCCAAAACAGGTACCAAAAAGTGGGAATTCAGGACCGATGGCCCCGTGCTTTCTTCGCCAGTGGTATCCAACGGTGTGGTGTACACGGGCAGTAATGATTATAAACTTTACGCGCTTGATGCCAAAACGGGCGCTAAAAAATGGGAGTTTTGGACGGGCAACCGCATCCAATCCTCACCTGTGGCTTCCGACAGTTTGGTGTACATTGGTAGTTTAGACCGAAAACTTTACGCCGTAGATATTCAGACGGGCAGTAAAAAATGGGAATTTCAAACAGGAGGTAGCATTTATTCTTCGCCCGTGATTCTCAACGCAAAAGGGGGAACTTACAGCGCTAGCGTTAGCGGGCTACAACAATAA
- a CDS encoding PIG-L family deacetylase, whose product MKSLLISILLLCTFSGFAQGPKVLIVTAHPDDETMFPVTVFKITRELKGNADLALITDASGGFNGMLASMYYGMNMLDSVVGRKNLPLIRKKEMMAAGEILGIGNYYFFDQIDDYYNRNEKPYLQGKNWDISYIERRLDGILAKGQYDYIFCMVPHEGQHAHHKAASLSALRAVQRYKGPKPPIVLGGQSANKGYTFTFTSLDGYPESTISPAAPVFEFDRSFGFGEDNKHSYMIVADWVKASHKSQSGDMNQSMHRGELETFWYFALNGDQRITEVKQLFETLKKSGFPTK is encoded by the coding sequence ATGAAATCATTACTTATAAGCATCCTGTTATTGTGTACATTCAGTGGCTTTGCCCAAGGCCCCAAAGTACTGATCGTTACAGCTCACCCCGACGATGAAACCATGTTTCCCGTTACGGTTTTTAAAATTACCCGTGAACTCAAAGGCAACGCCGACTTAGCCCTGATTACTGATGCCTCGGGCGGGTTTAACGGAATGTTGGCTTCGATGTATTATGGCATGAACATGCTCGATTCAGTCGTAGGTCGTAAGAACTTACCCCTTATACGTAAAAAAGAAATGATGGCGGCTGGTGAAATCCTCGGAATCGGCAATTACTACTTTTTTGACCAAATCGACGATTATTATAACCGCAACGAAAAACCCTATCTTCAAGGTAAAAACTGGGACATCAGCTATATAGAGCGCCGATTGGACGGTATTCTAGCCAAAGGGCAGTACGATTATATCTTTTGTATGGTCCCACATGAAGGGCAGCACGCCCATCACAAAGCCGCATCACTGAGCGCTTTACGGGCAGTTCAGCGCTACAAAGGCCCCAAACCACCCATTGTGTTGGGCGGTCAGTCAGCCAATAAGGGGTATACGTTTACGTTTACTTCGCTGGATGGCTACCCCGAATCAACCATCAGCCCCGCAGCACCCGTGTTTGAGTTCGACCGTTCGTTTGGATTTGGAGAAGACAATAAGCACAGTTATATGATTGTTGCAGACTGGGTGAAGGCTTCGCACAAGTCCCAAAGCGGCGACATGAACCAATCCATGCACCGCGGAGAATTGGAAACATTCTGGTATTTTGCCCTTAATGGTGACCAAAGAATTACGGAAGTAAAACAGCTATTTGAGACCCTCAAAAAAAGTGGATTCCCGACAAAATAG
- a CDS encoding UDP-N-acetylmuramate--L-alanine ligase: protein MQVHFIAIGGSVMHNLAIALHHKGYQVTGSDDEIYDPALTRLQTLGLLPAEMGWFPEKIHAGLDAVIVGMHARKDNPELARATELGLPLYSYPEYIFQQSLHKQRVVIAGSHGKTTITSMILHVLRFNNRVFDYLVGAQLEGFDTMVKLTDNAPMIVIEGDEYPASPTDPNPKFLHYHPHIALISGIAWDHYNVFPTWEVYVEQFEKLADSLPKSGVLIFDETDDMLDVIGKNERLDVRPVPYEAHPHKINNGQTFLTTNDYGDVPLLVFGEHNMKNISGALAVCEELGLTQAQFYRAIQNFKGAANRMETLAKNDKSAAFKDFAHAPSKVEATTKAAKAQFPKRTLVACVELHTFSSLNKNFIGQYAHRLDDADVAVVYYNPHTLAHKRLDAIEPSEVKAAFQRDDLQVFTDNETLQQFLLEQKWEQANLLMMSSGTFGGLNLKELAGKIIKN, encoded by the coding sequence ATGCAGGTTCATTTTATTGCCATCGGCGGAAGCGTGATGCACAATTTAGCGATTGCTTTACATCATAAAGGATACCAAGTGACCGGCTCGGACGACGAAATATACGACCCCGCCCTCACCCGACTCCAAACCTTGGGTTTACTACCTGCCGAAATGGGCTGGTTTCCCGAGAAAATACACGCGGGACTTGATGCCGTCATTGTAGGAATGCACGCCCGTAAAGACAATCCTGAACTGGCCCGTGCCACAGAATTAGGCCTGCCACTCTATTCATATCCTGAATACATATTCCAACAAAGTCTTCATAAACAACGCGTTGTGATTGCGGGAAGCCACGGTAAAACCACCATCACGTCGATGATTCTGCACGTGCTTCGTTTCAATAACCGCGTCTTTGATTATTTGGTAGGTGCCCAACTGGAAGGATTTGACACGATGGTGAAGCTAACCGACAACGCCCCCATGATTGTGATTGAAGGTGACGAATACCCCGCCTCCCCTACCGACCCCAACCCCAAGTTTTTGCATTATCACCCGCACATAGCGCTCATCAGCGGCATTGCGTGGGACCATTATAATGTTTTCCCGACCTGGGAAGTGTACGTAGAACAGTTTGAAAAACTGGCCGACTCGCTGCCAAAATCGGGGGTTTTGATTTTTGACGAAACCGATGATATGCTCGACGTCATCGGCAAAAACGAACGGCTGGATGTACGTCCGGTTCCTTACGAGGCCCACCCCCACAAAATCAATAATGGGCAAACCTTCCTCACTACCAACGATTATGGCGACGTGCCTTTGTTGGTTTTCGGGGAGCATAACATGAAAAATATTAGCGGCGCATTGGCGGTGTGTGAAGAACTTGGACTGACCCAAGCACAATTTTACCGGGCCATTCAGAACTTCAAGGGAGCGGCAAATCGGATGGAAACATTGGCTAAAAATGACAAATCGGCCGCTTTCAAAGATTTTGCACACGCTCCTTCCAAAGTAGAAGCCACCACCAAAGCGGCCAAAGCGCAGTTTCCGAAACGAACCTTAGTGGCCTGCGTCGAGCTGCACACTTTTAGTAGTTTAAATAAAAATTTCATCGGCCAATACGCCCATCGACTCGATGACGCCGACGTGGCCGTGGTGTATTATAACCCTCATACGCTGGCCCACAAACGCCTCGATGCCATTGAGCCATCGGAAGTAAAAGCGGCTTTTCAGCGCGATGATTTGCAGGTTTTTACGGATAACGAAACTTTACAACAGTTTTTGCTCGAACAAAAATGGGAACAAGCCAATCTGTTGATGATGAGCTCGGGAACCTTCGGTGGATTGAATCTGAAAGAACTCGCGGGTAAAATTATTAAAAATTAA